The Setaria italica strain Yugu1 chromosome IX, Setaria_italica_v2.0, whole genome shotgun sequence genome has a window encoding:
- the LOC101775523 gene encoding armadillo repeat-containing protein 7, whose protein sequence is MFTNAQRQVERTGRSGTPRNQYLQDLVTQFQNATDEESKEKIAANLANFAYDPFNYAFMRQLNVLELFLDCITEPNERLVEFGIGGICNSCVDPANASVIVQCGGIPLVIQCLSSPVRNTVTYALGALYYLCNPSTKKEILKPDVVRIIREYAAVGAINTSFSNMANAFLEKHVDS, encoded by the exons ATGTTCACGAACGCGCAGCGCCAGGTTGAGCGCACCGGCCGCTCTGGCACCCCGCGAAACCAGTACCTTCAG GATCTTGTGACCCAGTTCCAGAACGCCACGGATGAAG AGTCTAAAGAGAAGATAGCTGCAAACTTGGCAAATTTTGCGTATGACCCTTTTAACTATGCCTTTATGCGTCAG CTGAATGTTCTTGAGTTGTTCTTGGACTGCATTACAGAGCCAAATGAAAGGCTTGTCGAGTTTGGCATTGGTGGAATATGTAACTCATGTGTTG ATCCTGCAAATGCTTCAGTCATTGTTCAGTGCGGTGGAATCCCATTGGTTATACAATGCTTATCAAGCCCGGTGCGAAATACT GTGACTTATGCACTTGGGGCTTTGTATTATCTGTGCAACCCGTCCACTAAGAAAGAGATCCTGAAACCTGATGTAGTTAGGATTATAAGAGAGTATGCTGCAGTTGGAGCTATTAACACCAGCTTCAGCAACATGGCTAATGCTTTCCTGGAGAAGCATGTTGATTCATGA
- the LOC101775935 gene encoding 60S ribosomal export protein NMD3: MMPGSAAPAGGAGMFVPAATAGTVLCCMCGVAMQPNPANMCARCLRGRIDITEGVPRHAAVVYCPDCCSYLQPPRSWLRATPESPELMQILLRRINRPLARLRVSLSGAEFVFSEPHSKRLRLKLRLRREVLHGVVLEQTHPVEFVVHDRLCDSCSRAQANPDQWVAVVQLRQHVPHRRTFLYLEQLLLKHGQASLAIRVAAAPGGLDFFFGSRSHAARLVDFLATVAPIQTQTAKQLVSHDTKSSVYNYKYTFSVEICPICREDLIALSPKASRDMGGLGPLVLCVKVTNAIALLDPLTLRVHHLEEKKYRVYNFKAALTSKQLVEYIVLDIEQESPEISIDGSRYQLAYAQVARVSDFGKNDTIFTVRTHLGHLLNPGDHALGYDLYGANLNDDDMDTAMTRYSLPEVVLVKKSYEKRPRTRRWKLKRLPVEEDAANKAKGEEEKRLDEYESFLKDLEQDPELRFTINLYKNEDYRSEMASTVGDDVPTVPIEELIEDLTLGDDEEDEGDEAVAGIAQSGMVE, translated from the coding sequence ATGATGCCCGGATCAGCCGCGCCGGCGGGGGGCGCCGGGATGTTCGtcccggcggcgaccgcgggCACGGTCCTCTGCTGCATGTGCGGCGTGGCGATGCAGCCGAACCCGGCCAACATGTGCGCGCGCTGCCTCCGCGGGCGCATCGACATCACCGAGGGCgtcccgcgccacgccgccgtgGTCTACTGCCCCGACTGCTGCTCCTACCTCCAGCCGCCGCGCTCCTGGCTGCGCGCGACCCCGGAATCCCCCGAGCTGATGCAGATCCTGCTGCGCCGCATCAACCGACCGCTGGCCCGGCTCCGCGTCTCCCTCTCCGGCGCCGAGTTCGTCTTCTCCGAGCCCCACTCCAAGCGCCTCCGCCTcaagctccgcctccgccgcgaggTGCTCCACGGCGTCGTCCTCGAGCAGACGCACCCCGTCGAGTTCGTCGTCCACGACCGACTCTGCGACTCCTGCTCCCGCGCGCAGGCCAACCCCGACCAGTGGGTCGCCGTTGTCCAGCTCCGCCAGCACGTGCCCCACCGCCGCACCTTCCTCTACCTCGAGCAGCTCCTCCTCAAGCACGGCCAGGCTTCCCTTGCGatccgcgtcgccgccgctcccggcggcCTCGACTTCTTCTTCGGCTCGCGCTCCCATGCCGCTCGCCTGGtcgacttcctcgccaccgtcGCTCCTATCCAAACTCAGACAGCCAAGCAGCTCGTCTCGCACGACACCAAGAGCAGCGTCTACAACTACAAGTACACATTTTCGGTCGAGATATGCCCCATCTGCCGCGAGGACCTCATCGCGCTCAGCCCAAAGGCCTCCCGGGACATGGGAGGTCTTGGCCCGCTCGTCCTCTGTGTTAAGGTCACAAATGCCATTGCTCTTCTTGATCCCCTCACGCTGCGTGTTCACCACCTGGAGGAGAAAAAGTACAGGGTGTACAACTTTAAAGCAGCTCTGACTAGCAAGCAGCTCGTGGAGTACATTGTGCTGGACATTGAGCAAGAATCGCCGGAAATTTCCATTGATGGGTCTCGGTACCAATTGGCTTATGCACAGGTTGCCCGGGTGTCGGATTTTGGGAAGAACGACACCATCTTTACAGTTAGGACGCATCTTGGCCATCTGCTGAATCCTGGTGATCATGCCCTTGGGTATGATCTCTATGGCGCGAACCTgaatgatgatgacatggacacGGCTATGACACGGTACAGCTTACCGGAGGTGGTTCTTGTCAAGAAGAGCTATGAGAAGAGGCCACGCACACGGAGATGGAAGCTGAAGAGGTTGCCAGTGGAGGAAGATGCTGCGAACAAGGCCAAGGGCGAGGAAGAGAAGAGGCTAGATGAGTATGAGTCTTTCCTCAAGGATTTGGAGCAGGACCCAGAGTTAAGGTTTACGATAAATCTGTACAAGAATGAGGACTATAGGTCAGAGATGGCATCAACTGTTGGTGATGATGTCCCTACAGTGCCAATTGAGGAGCTGATTGAGGACCTTACCCTtggcgatgatgaggaggatgaaggGGATGAAGCTGTAGCAGGCATCGCTCAATCTGGGATGGTGGAATGA